The proteins below come from a single Isoptericola dokdonensis DS-3 genomic window:
- a CDS encoding DUF3159 domain-containing protein, with product MRALAGDEFSFASAVGGVRGVVEAVLPGMVFVVVFVVTQDLTWSLVSSCAAALVAVLVRLVQRTPVTQAAGGILGIAVGVFWAWRTGEAEDFYAVGLWTNAAYLLAFVVSIAVRWPLVGLVVEGIRGGFADPEKRAAAGANDAGTSDVPDDATAEQPSPWAPLTAWRQDPALVRRYTLASWFWVGLFAVRLAVKVPLYLAGDVGWLGTAHLVLGVPLWGLVLWLTWVVVRGAHRPVTARA from the coding sequence ATGCGGGCGCTCGCCGGTGACGAGTTCTCCTTCGCCTCCGCCGTCGGCGGCGTGCGGGGCGTCGTCGAGGCGGTCCTGCCCGGCATGGTGTTCGTCGTGGTGTTCGTCGTCACGCAGGACCTCACCTGGTCGCTCGTGTCGTCCTGCGCCGCCGCGCTCGTGGCGGTGCTCGTGCGGCTCGTCCAGCGCACCCCGGTCACGCAGGCGGCCGGCGGGATCCTCGGCATCGCCGTGGGCGTGTTCTGGGCGTGGCGCACGGGTGAGGCCGAGGACTTCTACGCCGTCGGGCTCTGGACGAACGCCGCCTACCTGCTCGCGTTCGTCGTGTCCATCGCGGTGCGCTGGCCGCTGGTGGGGCTCGTCGTGGAGGGGATCCGCGGCGGGTTCGCGGACCCCGAGAAGCGCGCCGCGGCCGGCGCGAACGACGCCGGGACGTCGGACGTCCCCGACGACGCGACGGCGGAGCAGCCGAGCCCCTGGGCCCCGCTGACCGCGTGGCGTCAGGACCCGGCGCTGGTGCGCCGCTACACGCTGGCGAGCTGGTTTTGGGTCGGGCTGTTCGCCGTCCGGCTCGCGGTGAAGGTTCCCCTCTACCTCGCCGGGGACGTCGGCTGGCTCGGTACCGCGCACCTCGTGCTCGGCGTGCCGCTGTGGGGACTCGTGCTGTGGCTCACCTGGGTCGTCGTGCGCGGTGCGCACCGGCCGGTGACCGCGCGGGCCTGA